Proteins encoded within one genomic window of Hyphomicrobiales bacterium 4NK60-0047b:
- a CDS encoding extracellular solute-binding protein, protein MIKRLSISGLFFVSFGFSVFYSSALLADPSDTSAEEQSIQKTEKLPIVVPAQMDNDSAVEDAKTSTETMTKTEELPVVVPAKMVEQKAPLETRVKTEDKTEEGPKETPVVEQTTETKEMAAPKDAMANKRHFSLTLTDTPKYTNTSPHYDYVNPNAPKGGEMRLPVTGSFDSLNPFTIKGSPAGGILLTYDSLMEQSLDEGSTQYCHLCEWVSYPSDYSSVTFKLRQGPTFHDGKPITAADVMFSMTELKKANPRYGQYYKNVTRSEITGPNEVTFYFDVKNNRELPFIVGELNVLPKHYWLGKNKKGETRSLSKTTLEVPLSSGPYKVGKVRPGRSLVLERVADYWGKDSFTAKGKYNFDKLKFEYFRDSSVAFEAFKADAFDFYNETSSVNWARNYEFKALKTGQVIKNNDYVLKNPQGMQGFVFNLRREKFTDIRVREAISRAFNFEWASKNLFYNQYKRTASYFQNSVLASSGKPSPEELAFLEPLKDGIPAIALAKEYKPFVHDGNKGTRKQLREARKLLEQAGWTIRSETVNDKNCGFVCSWMIKLGLQSQKKTNVLRNKAGETLDIEFLIISPAFQRVLAGYVANLNQLGIKTSIRLVDSPQYQKRLETFDYDMIISTFGQSESPGNEQRFYWGSASADKPGSRNYIGIKNKAIDALIDKIIFAKNRDELVTVTKALDRVLLFNHFVVPNWYSASERIAYWNRFSQPETKPTRSIGYVQTWWYDAEKAKLVKAGGKKSAELN, encoded by the coding sequence TTGATTAAAAGATTATCGATCTCTGGGTTGTTTTTTGTTTCCTTTGGTTTTTCTGTTTTTTATTCATCAGCGCTTTTAGCTGACCCCTCTGACACCTCAGCAGAGGAACAATCCATTCAAAAGACGGAAAAACTCCCTATTGTTGTCCCAGCACAAATGGATAATGACAGTGCTGTTGAAGACGCTAAAACATCTACTGAAACAATGACAAAAACTGAGGAATTACCCGTTGTCGTTCCGGCGAAAATGGTAGAGCAAAAGGCCCCTTTAGAAACGCGAGTAAAAACAGAAGACAAAACGGAAGAAGGGCCAAAAGAAACGCCTGTAGTTGAACAAACAACTGAAACAAAAGAAATGGCTGCTCCAAAAGACGCAATGGCAAACAAGCGTCATTTTTCACTGACATTGACAGACACACCTAAATATACAAATACCTCCCCTCACTATGACTATGTAAATCCCAATGCCCCTAAGGGCGGCGAGATGCGCTTACCTGTGACCGGTAGTTTTGATAGCCTTAATCCATTTACAATTAAAGGAAGCCCTGCGGGCGGCATTTTACTCACCTATGATAGTTTAATGGAACAAAGCCTTGATGAAGGTTCAACGCAATATTGTCATTTGTGCGAATGGGTTAGCTATCCTTCTGATTATTCTTCCGTGACCTTTAAATTACGCCAAGGCCCAACATTTCATGATGGCAAGCCAATAACTGCAGCCGATGTTATGTTCTCTATGACTGAGCTTAAAAAGGCAAACCCTCGTTATGGACAGTATTATAAAAACGTCACTCGTTCAGAGATCACTGGCCCCAACGAAGTGACCTTCTATTTTGATGTGAAAAATAACCGAGAACTCCCCTTTATCGTTGGAGAGCTTAACGTTCTTCCCAAACATTATTGGTTAGGAAAAAATAAAAAGGGTGAAACTCGCAGCCTAAGCAAAACAACTTTGGAAGTTCCTCTCAGCTCTGGCCCTTATAAGGTAGGTAAAGTTCGCCCTGGTCGCAGTTTGGTATTGGAACGTGTTGCTGATTATTGGGGAAAGGACAGTTTCACCGCTAAAGGGAAATATAATTTTGACAAGCTAAAGTTTGAATATTTCAGAGATAGCTCTGTAGCCTTTGAAGCGTTCAAGGCTGATGCTTTTGATTTTTACAATGAAACTTCTTCAGTAAACTGGGCGCGGAACTATGAATTCAAAGCTCTAAAAACAGGCCAGGTCATTAAAAATAATGATTATGTTCTAAAAAATCCGCAAGGGATGCAAGGGTTTGTTTTCAATCTTAGACGCGAAAAATTCACGGATATTCGTGTGAGGGAAGCAATTTCTCGTGCCTTTAATTTTGAGTGGGCCTCAAAAAATTTATTTTACAACCAATACAAACGAACCGCTAGTTATTTCCAAAACTCTGTGCTCGCTAGTTCTGGCAAACCTAGCCCTGAAGAGCTTGCCTTTCTAGAACCGCTAAAAGACGGCATCCCGGCCATAGCTTTGGCCAAAGAATACAAACCTTTTGTGCATGATGGAAATAAAGGCACCAGAAAACAATTACGTGAGGCTCGCAAACTGCTTGAACAAGCTGGGTGGACCATTCGCTCAGAAACAGTGAATGATAAGAATTGCGGGTTTGTTTGTTCTTGGATGATTAAACTTGGACTTCAGTCTCAAAAGAAAACCAACGTCCTGAGAAACAAAGCTGGAGAAACACTTGATATTGAATTTTTGATTATCTCTCCAGCATTTCAAAGGGTGCTTGCAGGATACGTGGCCAACTTAAATCAACTTGGAATTAAAACCTCAATTCGCCTGGTTGATAGCCCGCAATATCAAAAACGACTTGAGACCTTTGATTACGACATGATCATCTCTACCTTTGGTCAATCTGAAAGTCCTGGAAACGAGCAACGCTTCTATTGGGGCTCAGCTTCAGCTGACAAGCCAGGCAGCCGTAATTATATTGGTATCAAAAACAAAGCCATTGATGCTTTGATTGATAAAATCATTTTTGCCAAAAATCGGGATGAGCTTGTTACCGTGACGAAAGCTCTTGATCGGGTACTGTTATTCAACCATTTTGTTGTGCCGAACTGGTATTCAGCGTCTGAGCGCATTGCTTATTGGAACCGTTTTTCACAACCGGAAACCAAACCAACACGCTCAATCGGGTATGTACAAACCTGGTGGTATGATGCTGAGAAAGCCAAGCTTGTCAAAGCTGGCGGCAAGAAATCTGCTGAGTTAAATTAG